TCTACGACGCGCTCTCGCCCGAGCATAAGAAGCAGGCGCGCACATACCTGCTGTTCCTCCGCGAGCTACAGGATCGCCCGCCTGAAGAGTAACTACGCGAAGAGGCGTACCATGAGCAATCACCAGCAGCATGGCGACGATCAGCCGCAGCCGGCTCGGCGCCGCCAGAATAACCTGAACCTGATCGATCAGATCATCACCAAGGCGCAGGCCGACGGCCTGTTCGACAACCTGCCGGGCCAGGGCCAGCCGTTGCCGGCCGACGCCGACGAGCTGGTGCCCGAGGAGGATCGGCTGGGGTACCGCATGCTCCGAACGGCCGGCTACGCGCCGCCGTGGGTCGAGGCGCGCCGCGCGATCGATGAGGAGCGCGCCCGGCTCGATGCATGGCTGGGCGATGCGCAGCGGCGCTGGCCCCACCTGGCTGCGCCGGCCCGCGCGGGCTTCCAGGTGACGTACAAGCGCAAGCTGGCCGATCTACAGCGCATGATCACCAGCTTCAACCTGACGGCGCCGCCCGGCGTACCGCATCTTGAGGGGCTGCGCATGGCCGATGAGCTGGCCAAACTAGGCGCCTAGTGCCGTGGGTTGCAGGTTGGCAGGTTGGTGCTATCGCTGCGTACTGGGTACTGCCGGCCAGCCCATAACAGCATTCCGCCGCTCTGAACTAGCGCTCGACGCCTACCACCAGCAGGGTCATGTCGTCGAACTGTTCGGCCGCGCCCTGGTAGGCCGCCAGGTCGGCGAATGTCGCCGTGCAGAAGTCGTCGAGCGCGCGCCCGGCGTGCCGTAGGAACACCTGGGTCAGCCGGTCGAGATCGAAGCGCTGGCCGTCCAGCCCGAAGATATCGGTCAGGCCATCGGTGTAGAGCACCAGCCGATCGCCCGGTCGCAGTGTCAATTGCTCTTCCGAGAGCTGGATCTCGCTACTGTCGAAGCAGCCGAGCACCACCCCGCGGCCCTCGAGCCGAGTCACGGCGCCGGCGTGCAGCAGCAGCGGGTAGTCGTGCCCGGCGCGCGCGTAAGTCAACCGGTGCGCCGCCGGGTCGATCACGCCATAGAACACCGTAACAAACATCTGCGGGTCGCCCAGCTCGCGCAGCAGCTGGTTGACACTCAGCAGCACTGCGCGTGGCGAGCGCTCGCGCCGCGCCTCGGCCAGTAGCAGGCTGCGTGTCAGGCCCATGTACAGCGCCGCCGGCATGCTCTTGCCCGACACATCGGCGATCACCACGCCGACCCTTCCACCTTCGAGCAGAAATACATCGTAGAGGTCGCCGCCAACCTGGCGCGCGGGCTGGTTACGGGCCGCAAAGCCGTAGCCAGGCACGGCCGGGAACACGCGCGGCAGCACACTCTGCTGCACCTGGCGGGCCAGATCGAGCTCGTGCTCGAGGCGCTCTTGCTGTACACGCGCGTCGATCAGCCAGGCTCGCTGAATCGCCAGCGCGGCCTGGTCGGCAAACGCCTGCACCAGCGCGGTCTCGCCCGGCGTGAAGCGCACCTTCTGGGTGCTCTGAATGATCATCAGCCCGACCGCGCGGCCCTCGGCGATCAGCGGCACGGCCAGGCCTGCGCGCAGCTCGAACCCGGCCACATCGGCGTGCTGAGCCGGGATGCCGGGCGGCCAGCCGCTGAAAGGGGTCGGTGCTACGCCAACCTCGTCGAGCACGACCGCGACCGCTTGCTGGATCAGGTGGGCGCCCCAGCCATGCACGGCCAGGATGGCTGCGCTGGCATTGGGCCGCGCCAGGTACACGACCACCCGGTCGGCACCGCTCAGCTCGCCGGCATGCCAGCAGACGCGCCGCGTCAGCTCGGCCAGGTCGGTCGAGCGCGTGAGTGCCTGCCCGATCGCTTGCAGCGAGTGCAGCGCGGCAGTGCGCTGCTGCAATACCTGATGCGCCGACTCGAGCTCGAGCAGCTTGCGCTGCA
The sequence above is drawn from the Candidatus Kouleothrix ribensis genome and encodes:
- a CDS encoding SpoIIE family protein phosphatase — encoded protein: MLKFDDFLHLPALDPLVARIVADRQGLVLVVGLDPRPLAPLAHAALLPSGRSAVFRALIGEMLADGVSSAVVVAESRDAVRVSRALQRRVSVLLAGAQHGYAERIAAASARHPDLLIVDRLDGASAPAAFAAAQQGLRVLAQLDTVCYGADVARHLGDLGVPAERLGVLRWVVAVERLATLCPHCRYPVAPSPQQQARLSDLLRRCDGSTATYADARGCARCNGSGRLGDVAVFDIYHASAGLALPRACYMHGLAERELLSLDDLLEHDTHQLYHTYQLLSRGAQQLAETNAALQRKLLELESAHQVLQQRTAALHSLQAIGQALTRSTDLAELTRRVCWHAGELSGADRVVVYLARPNASAAILAVHGWGAHLIQQAVAVVLDEVGVAPTPFSGWPPGIPAQHADVAGFELRAGLAVPLIAEGRAVGLMIIQSTQKVRFTPGETALVQAFADQAALAIQRAWLIDARVQQERLEHELDLARQVQQSVLPRVFPAVPGYGFAARNQPARQVGGDLYDVFLLEGGRVGVVIADVSGKSMPAALYMGLTRSLLLAEARRERSPRAVLLSVNQLLRELGDPQMFVTVFYGVIDPAAHRLTYARAGHDYPLLLHAGAVTRLEGRGVVLGCFDSSEIQLSEEQLTLRPGDRLVLYTDGLTDIFGLDGQRFDLDRLTQVFLRHAGRALDDFCTATFADLAAYQGAAEQFDDMTLLVVGVER
- a CDS encoding DUF1992 domain-containing protein, with the protein product MSNHQQHGDDQPQPARRRQNNLNLIDQIITKAQADGLFDNLPGQGQPLPADADELVPEEDRLGYRMLRTAGYAPPWVEARRAIDEERARLDAWLGDAQRRWPHLAAPARAGFQVTYKRKLADLQRMITSFNLTAPPGVPHLEGLRMADELAKLGA